From the genome of Anopheles moucheti chromosome 3, idAnoMoucSN_F20_07, whole genome shotgun sequence, one region includes:
- the LOC128302805 gene encoding larval cuticle protein A2B-like, which translates to MKLLALLVTMEFLYCACAQDEIAEERKLISYETKVFHKIPEHTIVEEKAEENKKDPIIEKKDATGELEKEKSSIPSYEFGYGVKDPISGDHKDQWEKRHGDHVKGAYRFDESDGTQRVVEYEADGKKGFAATVKNIERKDTAVEGEEVSIVGKKEGKVAHSYSYLKRIDH; encoded by the exons ATGAAG CTTCTAGCCCTACTAGtcacgatggaatttttgtaCTGTGCCTGCGCACAGGACGAAATAGCTGAAGAACGCAAACTTATTTCGTATGAAACGAAAGTCTTTCACAAAATCCCCGAGCATACAATAGTCGAGGAGAAAgcagaggaaaataaaaaggacCCCATAATTGAGAAAAAAGACGCAACCGGTGagttggaaaaggaaaagtctTCGATTCCCAGTTACGAGTTCGGCTATGGCGTTAAGGATCCGATCAGTGGCGACCATAAGGATCAGTGGGAAAAGCGTCACGGTGATCACGTGAAGGGTGCGTATCGGTTTGACGAATCGGACGGTACGCAACGCGTGGTAGAATATGAAGCAGATGGCAAGAAAGGCTTTGCAGCGACTGTGAAGAATATCGAGCGTAAAGACACCGCCGTCGAAGGTGAGGAAGTATCGATTGTGGGAAAGAAGGAGGGCAAAGTGGCACACAGCTATAGCTACCTTAAGCGAATTGACCACTAA
- the LOC128302402 gene encoding uncharacterized protein LOC128302402 — protein MAKILVFLSALLVLGAAAPQNLQQRGGTPLQDRKTKMDWEQITNTIEEVFGITAEGKQMEQDNQQDMESAADERKREFNDRQQEGTGMENREERNREAIGRAQGRLPIREERRRQQKSRQEKELGVKKQIQTEQDDKQGGKKDRYFNDFPLYEFAYGVHDPSTGDNKEQWEKRVGDHVKGKYTLDQPDGTKRVVEYEADDKNGFEAIVKEIDRIDDRHRGDVRWGHSDAPVAQSYSKLKKVD, from the exons ATGGCTAAG ATTTTGGTTTTTCTCTCGGCTCTCCTTGTTCTGGGAGCTGCGGCTCCTCAGAACCTGCAGCAAAGAGGGGGAACTCCATTGCAGGATCGCAAAACCAAGATGGACTGGGAGCAGATAACAAACACGATCGAGGAAGTTTTCGGCATCACTGCCGAAGGAAAGCAGATGGAACAAGACAATCAGCAGGATATGGAATCGGCTGCCGACGAACGTAAGCGTGAGTTCAACGATCGCCAACAGGAAGGCACGGGTATGGAAAATCGCGAGGAGCGCAATCGTGAAGCAATCGGGCGTGCCCAAGGACGACTGCCGATACGTGAAGAACGCCGCCGTCAGCAAAAATCTCGCCAGGAGAAAGAACTGGGcgtgaaaaaacaaattcaaacggAACAGGATGATAAGCAAGGTGGCAAAAAGGATCGATACTTTAACGATTTCCCACTGTACGAATTCGCTTACGGCGTGCATGATCCGTCAACGGGTGACAACAAGGAGCAGTGGGAAAAGCGAGTCGGTGATCACGTGAAGGGAAAGTATACGCTCGATCAGCCCGACGGTACGAAGCGTGTCGTTGAGTATGAAGCCGACGACAAGAATGGATTTGAGGCAATTGTGAAGGAAATCGATCGTATCGATGATCGTCACCGCGGTGATGTTCGCTGGGGACATTCCGATGCACCCGTAGCTCAAAGTTACAGCAAACTGAAAAAAGTCGACTAA
- the LOC128302400 gene encoding uncharacterized protein LOC128302400, giving the protein MFKVSFSGLRERDVVSDLKKSLFCIWFQLVVIILCFATLLVSTGSALKKDEYEINIKHGSFAVHQRHVNADSPREGTSRSVPLAPTIATGSASKENVQQRNEQFFGAANAERGGAGASGSADGEGERISSTLAVPKPTVQSAKKVTTGEVLPSVKPIKSIDFNAVSPGLEEVPLQANIFQSSQGRGQNRVLSYQSVEYYPPDEPKAERDAIVRPISAQDFYNTPQLRERGPVLFSTDPTITTTTTTTVKPPGKLFKSIPKSAVEENEEIYLLLKYENPRKKIETQTNTNVRSETGAQNKVNANRERQGTIESSRNSQQTIRASAGTRKRPQTEEERQPDDFLQEGLRTGGSFTTVGYFVSDTETTTSMTPVSTSTKQAEVDNTSATESSRKNVPQVRFASGKLRNSYGDYLSADFKDFEDSIRPIEENVEETPEGETEEDGENGNEEEVTSGPADIDANMDIQEMTRILAGRQGGLTILEFNRLFKDYLKKEITVQDVENFTKLENADQEPPKETSAIEDPTKSFDIRAENGKKVAKVGDGNLPGPTPAQKQQLDQLKVLINKGALKPGRKEKVVKIGYGGSKSFQGVYKSQKFLEKVKSEHTPALSEGSWSGSEYRQQQPVREIGPMAYVDNPVFGFVPGGRKRAGAKDGQKSANGGQSYVKFQKIS; this is encoded by the coding sequence ATGTTTAAGGTGAGTTTCAGTGGTTTGCGTGAGCGCGACGTCGTCAGTGATCTTAAGAAATCCCTTTTCTGTATCTGGTTCCAGCTGGTGGTGATCATACTGTGCTTCGCCACACTGCTGGTTTCCACCGGGAGTGCACTGAAGAAAGACGAGTATGAGATCAATATCAAGCACGGTTCGTTCGCCGTCCACCAGCGGCATGTGAACGCGGACAGTCCGCGCGAGGGCACGTCGCGCTCGGTGCCACTAGCGCCCACGATTGCCACCGGAAGTGCGAGTAAAGAAAATGTCCAGCAGCGCAACGAACAGTTCTTTGGTGCCGCGAACGCAGAACGGGGCGGCGCTGGTGCCAGTGGTAGTGCGGACGGTGAGGGGGAACGTATCTCCTCCACACTGGCGGTTCCAAAACCGACGGTACAAAGTGCAAAGAAAGTGACCACCGGTGAAGTGCTGCCGAGTGTTAAACCGATCAAGAGCATAGACTTTAATGCCGTGTCCCCGGGGCTGGAGGAGGTGCCACTGCAAGCGAATATATTCCAGAGCAGCCAGGGCCGCGGTCAGAACCGTGTTCTGTCGTACCAATCGGTTGAATACTATCCACCGGACGAGCCAAAAGCGGAGCGGGACGCCATTGTGAGGCCGATCAGTGCGCAGGACTTTTACAATACTCCTCAGTTGCGAGAGCGTGGGCCAGTGTTGTTTTCTACCGATCCAACTATCACCACTACAACGACCACAACGGTAAAACCTCCCGGCAAGCTGTTTAAATCGATTCCAAAATCCGCCGTAGAGGAGAACGAGGAGATTTATCTGCTGCTTAAGTACGAGAATCCCAGAAAGAAGATAgagacacaaacaaacactaacGTTAGATCCGAGACCGGAGCTCAGAACAAAGTCAATGCAAATCGTGAGCGTCAGGGAACGATCGAGTCATCAAGAAACTCACAACAAACTATCCGCGCCAGTGCGGGAACGCGAAAACGACCACAAACAGAGGAAGAACGACAACCCGACGACTTTCTGCAGGAAGGCTTACGCACTGGAGGAAGTTTTACGACCGTAGGTTATTTTGTAAGCGACACGGAAACGACCACATCCATGACACCGGTATCCACTTCCACCAAGCAGGCAGAAGTTGATAATACATCTGCAACGGAGAGTTCTCGCAAGAATGTCCCCCAGGTGCGTTTTGCCTCCGGCAAGTTGCGCAACAGTTACGGAGATTATCTGAGTGCCGATTTTAAGGACTTTGAAGATTCCATTCGTCCGATCGAAGAGAACGTTGAGGAAACACCCGAAGGTGAGACCGAAGAGGACGGAGAAAACGGCAACGAGGAGGAAGTCACGAGTGGACCGGCCGATATCGATGCCAATATGGACATTCAAGAAATGACAAGAATTCTCGCTGGGCGTCAGGGCGGTCTGACAATATTGGAGTTCAATCGGTTGTTTAAAGATTACCTGAAAAAGGAAATAACCGTTCAAGATGtggaaaattttaccaaactcGAAAATGCCGATCAAGAACCACCGAAGGAGACGTCAGCGATTGAAGATCCAACCAAATCCTTTGACATACGGGCAGAGAATGGTAAAAAGGTAGCGAAAGTGGGAGATGGAAACCTGCCCGGTCCTACTCCAGCACAAAAGCAACAGCTCGACCAGTTGAAGGTGCTCATCAACAAGGGTGCTCTAAAGCCCGGACGGAAGGAGAAGGTGGTTAAGATTGGATATGGAGGATCGAAATCGTTCCAAGGCGTGTACAAATCGCAAAAGTTCCTGGAGAAGGTAAAATCGGAGCATACCCCGGCGCTATCCGAGGGTTCGTGGAGTGGGTCAGAATACAGGCAACAGCAACCGGTGCGTGAAATAGGGCCGATGGCTTACGTAGACAATCCCGTGTTTGGGTTCGTGCCCGGAGGAAGAAAACGGGCTGGAGCCAAGGATGGGCAAAAGTCTGCCAACGGTGGGCAAAGCTATGTAAAGTTCCAGAAGATTAGTTAA
- the LOC128302404 gene encoding LOW QUALITY PROTEIN: cuticle protein 21-like (The sequence of the model RefSeq protein was modified relative to this genomic sequence to represent the inferred CDS: substituted 2 bases at 2 genomic stop codons): protein MILCFSYKTKAXQVXRSSREEVSVQCRRSESDLCVEKSCATPLVAMKQLLFIACLLLALQAAVAVEHLEEAEASSEHEQVVPQIAQDYEHHEPHDYYAYPKYKFEYGVKDPHTGDQKSHWEERDGDVVKGVYSLFEPDGTERVVVYRADKLHGFEAHVKHITHGGHVQSHGQEHAYLGEVHGEHGYSYSNQHLE from the exons AtgattttatgcttttcatATAAAACGAAAGCTTAACAGGTGTAGAGAAGCAGTCGCGAAGAAGTGTCAGTTCAGTGCAGACGCAGCGAAAGTGATTTGTGTGTGGAAAAATCGTGCGCAACACCGTTGGTCGCCATGAAGCAA cttttgttcatcgcctgtCTGCTCCTGGCGCTTCAAGCAGCCGTCGCTGTGGAACACCTCGAAGAGGCGGAAGCGTCCAGTGAACACGAGCAGGTCGTGCCACAGATTGCGCAGGATTATGAGCACCACGAACCGCACGATTATTACGCTTACCCGAAGTACAAATTCGAGTACGGCGTTAAGGATCCGCACACCGGCGACCAGAAAAGCCACTGGGAGGAGCGCGACGGCGATGTTGTGAAGGGTGTCTACTCGCTGTTCGAACCGGACGGAACGGAGCGGGTGGTGGTGTATCGGGCCGACAAACTGCATGGATTCGAGGCGCACGTCAAGCACATCACCCATGGTGGCCACGTGCAGTCGCACGGCCAGGAGCACGCCTATCTCGGGGAGGTTCACGGTGAGCACGGCTACAGCTACAGCAATCAACACCTGGAGTAG
- the LOC128302806 gene encoding tyrosine-protein phosphatase non-receptor type 23, whose amino-acid sequence MGCLIAIHDHLSMGYGSKKTEPAALVLLVVAASVSAIRVDWNTNTGPIVPPTSTPAPVPQPPFRDPAPVWEDQSDDIPNPNPYRYILPPPSRPKYNDITLEQRKQSQQQHHQQPQNGAQPTPLANPTQASTTAAPTGQIIDKPQPNQQPASGVNGVPPAQHSTAHSQPAQQQQHIVPSLAVQYVPNKGLKYYAVVPRHAEVSYGSAKQALLATNDLYHQQQAQSKHDKYDKLNGKYNPKLKKYKAYEKVKYMPYIVYYDATKQQFYYTSVPSNMVINNSL is encoded by the exons ATGGGTTGCTTGATAGCGATACACGATCATTTATCAATGGGTTATGGTTCAAAA AAAACGGAACCAGCTGCTTTGGTTCTACTAGTGGTAGCTGCAAGCGTGTCAGCGATAAGGGTAGATTGGAACACTAACACTGGACCAATAGTTCCCCCCACCAGCACGCCAGCCCCTGTTCCACAACCACCGTTCCGTGATCCAGCTCCAGTGTGGGAAGATCAATCCGATGACATCCCGAATCCTAACCCTTACAG GTACATTCTGCCACCTCCATCGCGTCCCAAGTACAATGACATCACACTGGAGCAGCGCAAACAatcgcaacagcaacatcaccaGCAACCCCAAAACGGTGCTCAGCCCACCCCGCTAGCGAATCCTACGCAGGCCTCCACGACTGCCGCTCCGACAGGACAGATAATTGATAAACCACAGCCCAACCAGCAACCGGCTTCCGGAGTTAATGGCGTACCCCCGGCACAGCATTCGACAGCGCACAGTCAGCCagctcagcagcaacagcacatcGTGCCCAGTCTTGCCGTGCAGTACGTGCCAAACAAAGGTCTCAAGTACTATGCCGTCGTACCGAGACACGCGGAAGTGTCGTACGGATCGGCCAAGCAGGCCCTACTAGCCACCAACGATCTCTACCACCAGCAGCAAGCCCAGAGCAAGCACGATAAGTACGATAAGCTCAACGGAAAGTACAATCCCAAGCTGAAGAAGTACAAGGCCTACGAGAAGGTTAAATACATGCCGTACATTGTG TACTACGATGCTACCAAGCAACAGTTTTACTACACTAGTGTTCCTTCAAATATGGTCATAAATAATAGTTTGTAA
- the LOC128302408 gene encoding cuticle protein 8-like, with the protein MFKLFTMVCLVAFVHGAQIKQLTNYETVVKHEQQHTSHQLEEVDAGKESIEESQDYYAYPKYQFEYGVKDPLTGDHKSQWEMRDGDIVKGSYTLDEPDGTQRIVEYRADDRNGFEAIVKKIGKPKHPEEIDGKKLQESKGADAHHIVGQSYSKLKKYS; encoded by the exons ATGTTTAAACTCTTTACAATGGTTTGCCTCGTCGCGTTCGTGCATGGAGCCCAAATCAAGCAGCTCACGAATTACGAGACGGTGGTAAAACACGAACAGCAACACACAAGTCACCAGCTGGAGGAAGTCGATGCGGGTAAGGAGTCGATCGAGGAGTCGCAGGATTATTACGCCTATCCGAAGTATCAGTTCGAGTACGGTGTCAAGGATCCGCTGACGGGCGATCACAAGAGCCAATGGGAAATGCGGGACGGTGACATCGTGAAGG GATCGTACACGTTGGATGAACCGGACGGAACGCAGCGCATCGTCGAGTATCGTGCCGACGATCGGAACGGGTTCGAGGCGATCGTGAAAAAGATCGGCAAACCGAAGCATCCGGAGGAGATCGATGGCAAGAAGCTGCAGGAGTCGAAGGGAGCAGACGCCCACCATATCGTCGGGCAAAGCTACAGCAAACTGAAGAAGTACAGCTGA